TCCGCGCGATCCGGCCACGGCCGATTTCCTCGCCATTGGCCCGGATGACGATTTCCCCGCCGGCATTGCGCCCGCCATCATAGCGGAATTCATATTGCAGATGCTGGCGTCCGGCGGGCAAAGGCGCGTTGGCCGCGACGCGGGACTGGTCGCCCGGCAACTGGCTGGCGGCCATCACGACGACCGGCTTGCCCGCGTCGAGATGGAAGCTCCAGCCGGAGAATTGGCTGCCCAGCGCTACCAATGTGCCGCTGCTCTGCCCGTCGGGCAGGTCGATATCGGCGTCGATGGTGAAGGACCGGCCCAGGATCGGCGCGGCGCGGACGGCCGGAATGCTGATCCCGCTTCCCCAATAGACATAGTCGTTCCGGTTCGGATGCTGCGCGGCGGACGCCTGGAAGCGGACCAGGCTCATCCGGTCGTCGAGCGGATAGACATTGTTCGCCCGCGCTTCCTGGTCGAACAGTTCGCGCATTTCGGCCAGTTTCGCGCCGTTGCTGGCGGCCAGGTCATGGGCCTGTGCCGGGTCCTTCTTCAGATCGTAAAGTTCCCACTTATAATCCTCGGGGCTGCCGCTCCACTGCTGCCGCGCGTCCCCCCAGGGCATCCGCCGGGGCGTGGTGCCCGCCCACCATCCGTCATGATAGATGGCGCGGTTGCCCATCATTTCGAAATATTGCGTGTCGTGCCGTTCCGGCGCGCGGGGATCGGTAAAGCTGTAGGTCAGGCTGACGCCGTCGATCGCCTGTTGCCGCACGCCATTGACCGATGCGGGGGCTTCGATGCCGGCGGCGTCGAGCAGCGTTGGCATGATGTCGGTGACGTGGCTGAACTGCGGCCGGATACCTCGAGCCGCAATATGGCCGGGCCAGGAAATCACCATCCCGTTGCGCACGCCGCCCAGATGGGACGCATATTGCTTGACCCACGGATTGGGGGCGTTCATCGCCCATGCCCAGCCATCGGCATAGTTTCCAGTCACCTCGGGACCGCCGAATTTGTCCAGCCCGGCGAGCAGGGCGGCGTCATCCTCCTTCGTGCCGTTGGCGAAATTGGACATGGGGTTCATGCTGCCCATCGGTCCGCCTTCAGCGGCCGCGCCATTGTCGCCCTCGATGAAGACGATCATCGTGTTGTCGGTCTGACCCATGCGGTCGAGTTCGTCCAGCAGGCGCCCGAACTGATTGTCCTGATAGGCGAGCATGCCGGCATAGACTTCCATCATCCGCGCCGTGATCCGCTTCTGGTCCGGGGACAGGTCCGACCATCCCTTGATTCCTTCGGGACGGGGCGACACTTGCGTGCCCTTGGGGATCATGCCCAGGCGCATCATGCGCGTCACGCTGTCGGCGCGGACCTTGTCCCAGCCCTGGTCGAACTTGCCCCGGAACCTGGCGATCCACTCGGGCGGAGCCTGAAGCGGCGCGTGGGCGGAGCCGGTCGCGAAATAGAGGAAAAAGGGCTTGGCAGGGTCCACCGCCTTCTGATTGTGGATCCAGCCGATCGCTTCGTCGGCCAGCGCCTTGTCGAGCGTGCCGTTCCTGATCGTATCGACCGGCGTCACCCCCCGATACAGAGCGGGAGAGAACTGGTTCGTTTCCGCCCCCATGAAGCCGTAGAAATATTCGAAGCCAAGGCCGGTGGGCCAGCGATCGAACGGCCCCTGCGCCGACACTTCATGCTCGGGTGCATTGTGATGCTTGCCGATCATTGCGGTGTTATAGCCATATTGGCGCAATATCTCCGCCACGGTCGCGGCACTTTTGGGCAGTTCATTGTCATATCCGGGGAAGCCGGTGGACAGGTTGGCGACGATCCCGTTGTCGACCGCATGATGGTTCCGCCCGGTCAGCAACGCCGCGCGTGTCGGGGAACACATGGCGGTGGTGTGGAAGCGGTTGTAGATCAGGCCGCGCGCCGCCAGCCGGTCGAGGTTCGGCGTGGGGATCGGGCCGCCAAAGGTGCTGGCCGCGCCGAAGCCGACATCGTCGGTCATGACGACGATGATGTTGGGCGCACCCTTGGGCGCGGTCGTCGCCGGAGTGAAGGCGGGTTTCGAGTCGAGGTAGGTTTTGCCGATGGTGCCGGCAAAGGGCGGCGGCGTCAGGGGAAGCGACGGTCCGGTCGGTTCCGTCCGGGCGACGGCGACGCTTGCCCAGGCCAATGCCGACCCAAGGGCAAGGCCCATCAAGCGAGCCCGATGGCCCTTCGCGACAGCAGTCATCTTCCCGATCCTTCCTCAAAAACAAAATTTCACTTGCATAATTTGCAACTTTGGTACTGAATAATCTCGTACTGATCAACGGCAAAAAATGCGCAAAACAGGTGAGGTCTTTTGTTTGCAGTGACCAACCTCGCAACGCTTACCCGCTAAAAGAGAGGAACGATCATGAGGTTCAGCAGGGCAAAGGGTATTTCCATGGGCGCGTTGGCGCTTGCCATCAGTCTGGGGGCCAGTGTCCCTGTGGTCGCGCAGACTGCAGCTTCGCCTTCACCGCACGAAGCCTGGCAACGCAAGGCACCGGCCGGCGCGCCCAATGTCGTGCTCGTGCTGCTGGACGATGTCGGCTTCGGCGCGTCGACCGCCTTTGGCGGACCCACGGTCACGCCCACGCTGGATCAACTGGCATCGCAGGGCCTGCGCTACAATCGTTTCCACACCACCGCGATCTGTTCCCCTACGCGGTCATCGCTGCTGACCGGGCGCAATCCCCATGCGACCGGTATCGGCGCCGTGATGAACACGGCGGATTCGCGTCCGGGCTATTCTGGTTTCCACACCAAGGACACGGCCACCATCGCCGAAATCCTGCGCCAGAACGGCTACAGCACGGCCGCCTTCGGCAAATGGCACCAGACGCCGGATTGGGAGGTGTCGCAGAGCGGCCCGTTCGACCGCTGGCCCACGGGCGAGGGGTTCGAGAAATTCTACGGCTTTCAGGGCGGCGAAACCGACCAGTTCGAACCCACATTGTATGACGGCACCACGCCCGTGCTGCGTCCGGCGGGCGACCATTATCATCTGACCGAGGATCTGGTCGATCACTCCATCCAGTGGTTGCACGCGCAAAAGTCGGTGGCGCGGGACAAGCCCTTCTTCCTCTATCTGGCGACGGGCGGGACCCATGCCCCCATTCAGGTGCCGGAAGAATATATCGCCCGCTATCGCGGCAAGTTCGATCAGGGATGGGACAAGCTGCGCGAGGAGATTTTCGCGCGACAGAAGCGGCTGGGCGTGATTCCCGCCAATACGAAACTGACGCCCCGGCCCGCGGAAATGCCCGCATGGGACAGTTTGACACCCGACCAGAAGAAGGTCGCCTCCCGTCTGATGGAAGCCTATGCGGGCTTCCTGGCGCATACCGATGAACAGATTGGCCGTCTTGTTCAGGCGCTGAAGGATAGCGGCCAGTATGACAACACGATGTTCGTCTACATCGTCGGCGACAACGGTGCGAGCGCGGAAGGCGGGCTTGGCGGTAGCCTCAACTATCTGGGCTCCATGCAGGGGGCGAAGGAAAGCGACGAACAGAAGCTGGCTTCCATCGACAAGATCGGGTCGGCTGAAGCCTATGCCCATTATAATGCCGGTTGGGCCTGGGGGCTGGACGCGCCGTTCCAATGGACGAAAACCGTCGCTTCCCACCTGGGCGGCACGCGCAACGGCATGGTGATCAGTTGGCCGAAGCGGATCCATAACCCCGGCGGGCTGCGCAGCCAGTTCTCGCATGTGAACGACATCGCGCCGACCATATTGGAAGCGGCAGGCATCCCGGAACCGAAGGAGGTCAATGGCATCGCGCAGAAGCCGATGAACGGCACCAGCCTGCTCTATAGCTTCGACGATGCCAAGGCGGCCGAACGGCACAGCACGCAATATTTTGAGGTGATGGGCAATCGGTCGATCTACCATGATGGCTGGATGGCGTCGGCCTTTCACGGTCGCCTGCCCTGGCAGGTCATCACCAGGACGGATCGACCGATGGAGGAGGATAAGTGGGAATTGTACGATCTGCGGTCCGACTATTCGCAGGCGACCGATGTTGCCGCCAAATATCCGGCCCGGCTGGAAGAAATGAAGGCGCTCTTCATGAAGGAGGCTGCCGCCAATCAGGTGCTGCCGCTCTCCGGCCTGAAATTGGACGACCAGAGGCTGCCAGACCCGTCGGGGGGTGCCAAAAGCGCCACCTATTATGAAGGAACGGTGGGCGTTGCCGAAAGGGCGCTGCCCAGGATGATGAACCGATCCTGGTCACTGTCGTCCGACGTCGCTGTCGGCAATGCTTCCCAGGGCGTCATCGCGGCTGTTGGCGGCTCGGCGGCGGGCTGGTCGCTCTATATCGACCCCCAGCGTCGTCCCGTCTTCACCTACCGCGCATTCGACATGAAGACCGCCAATCTGGTCGGGCAACCGTTGACGCCGGGCGCGGCCAAGCTGCGGGTCGACTTCGATTATGACGGGCCGGGCTATGCCAAGGGCGGGACGCTGAAGCTGATGGTCGACGGCAAGCAGGTTGCGACGGACACATTGCCTATGACCCCTGCAAGTTTCTTCACCATCGACGAAACCTTCAACGTTGGGGTCGACATGGGCTCGCCGGTAGCGGCCTATCCGAAGGAGGCGCCGGTCGGCTACCGTTATCAGGGCGGTCGTATCGGCAAGGTGACGATCGACCTGCGATAAACAGAAGTTTAGCCCGGCCCGTACTTTCGGACCGGGACGCCGGGGGGGACGACAGGGTCCCGCCCGGCTTTCTATTGCCTGCCTTGATCAGGCCGCTTCAAGCGCGGCCGTCAGCGCATAATCCTCCATGACCGGAGCGGTCATCGCGTCGGCAAAGGCCTCATAGCTCCACGGCCAGCTGGCGGGGACGCCGGTGGCGTCGAGATACCAGCTGGAACAGCCCGAACCGAAGATCGTCGTGCGGGCCGCCTCGATCCGCCGTTCGTCATAGGCGACAAGCGCCTCGGCCTTCGCTTCCACGGACTGCGCCTTGTTCTGCCGCAGGGGTTCGAGCAACTGTTCGATATAGTCCCACTGGCGTTCGGCGATGTCGATCAGGGAGAAATTGCCGACCGGGCTGGTCGGCCCGTTCAGCATGAAGAAATTGGGAAATTCCGGGATCGAGATCGCGTAATAGGCGGTCGGCCGCACCGACCAGGCGTCGTCCAGCGACGCCCCGTTCCGCCCGCGCACCGTCGTCGGGCGAATGAAGCGGTCGGCCTGGAAGCCGGTGGCGAGTACCAGCGTATCCAGCGGCTGCAACCGGCCGTCCTTCAACCGGACGCCTTCGGGTTCGATCCGCGCAATGCCTTCCCGTTCGACGATGACATTGGGCTGCTGCACGGCGTCATAATAGGACCATGAGTAGATCAGGCGCTTGCAGGCGGCGC
This window of the Sphingobium sp. EM0848 genome carries:
- a CDS encoding arylsulfatase, translated to MRFSRAKGISMGALALAISLGASVPVVAQTAASPSPHEAWQRKAPAGAPNVVLVLLDDVGFGASTAFGGPTVTPTLDQLASQGLRYNRFHTTAICSPTRSSLLTGRNPHATGIGAVMNTADSRPGYSGFHTKDTATIAEILRQNGYSTAAFGKWHQTPDWEVSQSGPFDRWPTGEGFEKFYGFQGGETDQFEPTLYDGTTPVLRPAGDHYHLTEDLVDHSIQWLHAQKSVARDKPFFLYLATGGTHAPIQVPEEYIARYRGKFDQGWDKLREEIFARQKRLGVIPANTKLTPRPAEMPAWDSLTPDQKKVASRLMEAYAGFLAHTDEQIGRLVQALKDSGQYDNTMFVYIVGDNGASAEGGLGGSLNYLGSMQGAKESDEQKLASIDKIGSAEAYAHYNAGWAWGLDAPFQWTKTVASHLGGTRNGMVISWPKRIHNPGGLRSQFSHVNDIAPTILEAAGIPEPKEVNGIAQKPMNGTSLLYSFDDAKAAERHSTQYFEVMGNRSIYHDGWMASAFHGRLPWQVITRTDRPMEEDKWELYDLRSDYSQATDVAAKYPARLEEMKALFMKEAAANQVLPLSGLKLDDQRLPDPSGGAKSATYYEGTVGVAERALPRMMNRSWSLSSDVAVGNASQGVIAAVGGSAAGWSLYIDPQRRPVFTYRAFDMKTANLVGQPLTPGAAKLRVDFDYDGPGYAKGGTLKLMVDGKQVATDTLPMTPASFFTIDETFNVGVDMGSPVAAYPKEAPVGYRYQGGRIGKVTIDLR
- a CDS encoding arylsulfatase — protein: MTAVAKGHRARLMGLALGSALAWASVAVARTEPTGPSLPLTPPPFAGTIGKTYLDSKPAFTPATTAPKGAPNIIVVMTDDVGFGAASTFGGPIPTPNLDRLAARGLIYNRFHTTAMCSPTRAALLTGRNHHAVDNGIVANLSTGFPGYDNELPKSAATVAEILRQYGYNTAMIGKHHNAPEHEVSAQGPFDRWPTGLGFEYFYGFMGAETNQFSPALYRGVTPVDTIRNGTLDKALADEAIGWIHNQKAVDPAKPFFLYFATGSAHAPLQAPPEWIARFRGKFDQGWDKVRADSVTRMMRLGMIPKGTQVSPRPEGIKGWSDLSPDQKRITARMMEVYAGMLAYQDNQFGRLLDELDRMGQTDNTMIVFIEGDNGAAAEGGPMGSMNPMSNFANGTKEDDAALLAGLDKFGGPEVTGNYADGWAWAMNAPNPWVKQYASHLGGVRNGMVISWPGHIAARGIRPQFSHVTDIMPTLLDAAGIEAPASVNGVRQQAIDGVSLTYSFTDPRAPERHDTQYFEMMGNRAIYHDGWWAGTTPRRMPWGDARQQWSGSPEDYKWELYDLKKDPAQAHDLAASNGAKLAEMRELFDQEARANNVYPLDDRMSLVRFQASAAQHPNRNDYVYWGSGISIPAVRAAPILGRSFTIDADIDLPDGQSSGTLVALGSQFSGWSFHLDAGKPVVVMAASQLPGDQSRVAANAPLPAGRQHLQYEFRYDGGRNAGGEIVIRANGEEIGRGRIARTISKLTEMTDTMDIGFDADTPVVEGPASQPFSGRIDKVSIALPPVAAQ